The proteins below come from a single Carnobacterium divergens DSM 20623 genomic window:
- a CDS encoding pyruvate carboxylase, whose translation MKKVLVANRGEIAIRIFRACTELHLDTVAVYAQEDASSVHRFKADEAYLVGKGKKPIEAYLDIEDMIRIAKYAGADAIHPGYGFLSENLSFAKRCKGEGITFIGPDLHHLDIFGDKIKAKEAAIAANIQSIPGTDGPVSSLAEVEEFANEHGYPIMIKAALGGGGRGMRVAHSQREVKDSYDRAKSEAKAAFGSDEVYVERYISNPKHIEVQILGDQHGNIIHLYERDCSVQRRHQKVVEVAPCVSIPDTLREAMCQAAVQLMEHVHYVNAGTVEFLLEGENFYFIEVNPRVQVEHTITEMITGIDIVQSQLQIAMGKDLFKEMYLPQQADIKIIGAAIQCRVTTEDPMNHFLPDTGKIDTYRSPGGFGIRLDAGNGFQGSVVSPFFDSLLVKVCVQAMTFELAVQKMERSLKEFRIRGVKTNIPFMQNVISHPIFLSGNAKTTFIDTTPELFKFSKIRDRGNKTMKYISNITVNGFPGIEKNEKKFLAAARKPQKLILPNEPYISAKNILDKDGADAVVDWVREQNQVLLTDTTFRDAHQSLLATRVRTQDFVTIAEETQAGIPQLFSEEMWGGATFDVAYRFLTEDPWERLRKLRRRMPDTLFQMLFRGSNAVGYQNYPDNVIEAFIQQAAQNGVDVFRIFDSLNWIPQMEKSIQVVRDTGKIAEAAICYTGDINDPTRDKYTVQYYIDMAQELERQGAHIIALKDMAGLLMPQAAYRLISELKASIDLPIHLHTHDTSGNGIFTYASAVKAGVDIVDVAMSAVSGATSQPSMSSLYYALVNGDRTPDIAIENVQQLNHYWEDVRTYYSDFENGISAPQTEVYQHEMPGGQYSNLQQQAKAVGLGERWEEVKATYATVNLMFGDIVKVTPSSKVVGDMALFMVQNELNEADVYEKGSTIDFPDSVIGFFMGDLGQPTGGFPKELQKIIVKDRTPINVRPGTLAAPVDFEAVKKELAEKMSSEPTQEDVLSYIMYPQVFLDYCKMHDQFGDVTLLDTPTFFHGMRTGESVEVRIEKGKTLIVKLIQIGEPDSEGMRIIYFELNGQGREVVVKDMSVTGTAILRKKAEPTNKEHVGATMPGSVLDVLVKKGDRVKSGEPILITEAMKMETTIQANFEGVIDQVYVQNGDLIETGDLLIEMKAR comes from the coding sequence ATGAAAAAAGTATTAGTGGCTAACCGTGGAGAAATCGCGATTCGAATTTTTAGAGCATGTACAGAGTTACATTTAGATACAGTAGCAGTTTATGCACAAGAAGATGCAAGTTCTGTTCACCGTTTTAAAGCAGATGAGGCATATTTGGTAGGGAAAGGGAAAAAACCTATTGAAGCATACTTAGATATTGAAGATATGATCCGAATTGCAAAATATGCAGGAGCAGATGCGATTCATCCAGGATATGGTTTTTTATCGGAAAACCTTTCTTTTGCAAAACGTTGTAAAGGAGAAGGAATTACTTTTATCGGACCTGATTTACATCATTTAGATATTTTTGGTGATAAAATAAAAGCAAAAGAAGCAGCTATTGCTGCAAATATTCAATCGATTCCAGGAACAGACGGTCCTGTTTCAAGCCTTGCAGAAGTAGAAGAATTTGCTAATGAACATGGCTATCCAATTATGATTAAAGCTGCTTTAGGTGGCGGTGGTCGAGGAATGCGTGTAGCTCATTCTCAAAGAGAAGTAAAAGATAGTTATGATCGTGCTAAAAGTGAAGCTAAAGCAGCTTTTGGAAGTGACGAAGTTTATGTAGAACGTTACATTTCCAATCCAAAACATATTGAAGTTCAAATTCTTGGAGATCAACATGGAAACATCATTCATTTGTATGAACGTGATTGTTCGGTTCAAAGACGTCATCAAAAGGTAGTAGAAGTAGCTCCTTGTGTGTCTATACCAGATACCTTGAGAGAAGCGATGTGCCAAGCGGCAGTTCAATTAATGGAACATGTTCATTATGTCAATGCGGGAACTGTTGAATTTTTATTAGAAGGTGAAAACTTTTATTTTATTGAAGTAAATCCTCGTGTTCAAGTAGAACACACGATTACAGAGATGATTACTGGTATTGATATCGTTCAATCCCAATTGCAAATAGCGATGGGCAAAGATCTTTTTAAAGAAATGTATTTGCCTCAACAAGCTGACATTAAAATCATAGGTGCAGCAATTCAATGTCGCGTTACAACGGAAGATCCGATGAATCATTTCTTACCAGATACTGGAAAAATTGACACGTATCGCTCACCAGGTGGTTTTGGTATTCGTTTAGATGCAGGAAACGGGTTCCAAGGGAGCGTAGTTTCACCATTTTTTGACTCATTATTAGTTAAAGTATGTGTGCAAGCGATGACGTTTGAGTTGGCAGTTCAAAAAATGGAACGTTCACTAAAAGAATTTAGAATTCGTGGAGTTAAAACGAATATTCCGTTTATGCAAAATGTTATTTCTCATCCGATATTCTTATCTGGAAATGCAAAAACAACGTTTATTGATACAACGCCTGAACTATTTAAATTTTCGAAAATTCGTGACCGTGGAAATAAAACGATGAAATACATTAGCAATATTACCGTAAATGGTTTTCCCGGAATTGAAAAAAATGAGAAGAAATTCTTAGCAGCAGCTCGTAAACCACAAAAATTGATTTTACCAAATGAACCCTATATCAGTGCTAAAAATATTCTAGATAAAGATGGGGCAGATGCTGTTGTTGATTGGGTTAGAGAACAAAATCAAGTGTTATTAACAGATACAACCTTTAGAGATGCCCATCAAAGTCTATTGGCAACTAGAGTGAGAACACAGGATTTTGTAACGATTGCGGAAGAAACCCAAGCTGGTATTCCACAATTATTTTCAGAAGAAATGTGGGGTGGGGCTACATTTGACGTTGCATACCGTTTCTTAACAGAAGATCCTTGGGAGCGATTAAGAAAATTACGTCGTAGAATGCCAGATACGTTATTCCAAATGTTATTTAGAGGTTCAAATGCAGTCGGTTATCAAAATTATCCAGATAATGTTATTGAAGCCTTTATCCAACAAGCTGCTCAAAATGGTGTGGATGTATTCCGTATTTTTGATAGCTTAAACTGGATTCCACAAATGGAAAAAAGCATTCAAGTTGTACGTGACACGGGTAAAATCGCAGAAGCGGCTATTTGTTATACGGGAGATATCAATGACCCAACGAGAGATAAATATACCGTGCAATATTACATTGATATGGCACAAGAATTAGAACGACAAGGAGCGCATATTATTGCGTTGAAAGATATGGCAGGGTTATTGATGCCGCAAGCTGCCTACCGATTAATCAGTGAACTAAAAGCATCGATTGATTTACCCATTCATTTGCATACCCACGATACAAGTGGTAACGGTATTTTCACCTACGCTTCAGCAGTTAAAGCAGGCGTGGATATTGTTGACGTTGCGATGAGTGCTGTGAGTGGTGCGACCAGCCAACCTAGTATGAGTAGTTTGTATTATGCTTTAGTGAATGGCGATCGAACACCAGATATTGCTATTGAAAATGTGCAACAACTAAATCATTATTGGGAAGACGTGCGAACCTACTATAGTGATTTTGAAAATGGGATCAGCGCACCGCAAACAGAAGTTTATCAGCATGAAATGCCAGGTGGTCAGTATTCAAACCTTCAACAGCAAGCTAAAGCAGTAGGTTTAGGAGAGCGTTGGGAAGAAGTTAAAGCAACGTATGCTACCGTTAACTTAATGTTTGGGGATATTGTTAAAGTAACACCTTCCTCAAAAGTTGTTGGAGATATGGCTTTGTTTATGGTTCAAAATGAACTAAATGAAGCAGATGTCTATGAAAAAGGTTCAACAATTGATTTCCCTGATTCTGTAATTGGCTTCTTTATGGGAGACTTAGGTCAACCAACAGGGGGCTTTCCAAAAGAGTTGCAAAAAATTATTGTTAAAGATCGGACACCAATTAATGTACGTCCAGGAACTTTGGCAGCGCCAGTTGATTTTGAAGCTGTGAAAAAAGAATTAGCTGAAAAAATGAGCAGTGAACCTACCCAAGAAGATGTTTTAAGTTATATTATGTACCCTCAAGTTTTCTTAGATTATTGCAAAATGCACGATCAGTTTGGAGATGTGACGTTATTAGATACGCCAACATTCTTCCACGGAATGCGGACAGGAGAATCTGTTGAAGTTCGAATTGAAAAAGGAAAAACACTGATTGTAAAACTGATTCAAATTGGTGAACCAGATTCTGAGGGAATGCGTATTATCTACTTTGAGTTAAATGGTCAAGGCCGAGAAGTCGTTGTTAAAGATATGAGTGTAACCGGTACGGCAATTCTTCGTAAAAAAGCTGAGCCAACTAACAAGGAACACGTGGGAGCAACAATGCCTGGTTCTGTTTTAGATGTATTAGTTAAAAAAGGGGATCGTGTTAAGAGTGGAGAACCTATTTTAATTACTGAAGCGATGAAGATGGAGACAACGATTCAAGCAAATTTTGAAGGCGTAATTGATCAAGTATATGTTCAAAATGGTGATTTGATTGAAACAGGTGATTTACTGATTGAAATGAAAGCCAGATAA
- a CDS encoding CAP-associated domain-containing protein, producing the protein MKTLLRAIPIVIVAMVIVYALPVFNSATQTESNKDQAKINEQVIKKPKTGMVQKTVPVDGLANYIGISVDLFTQQFGEPVRKDETAYDFQWWIYNQKDKDYLQVGVKDGKIVTIFALGNNLDVAPFKIGMAIDSIYSTATLYPNFEVEYNEDTYELELSENDMNNHPLIAFDNGTFAILILDQFANKVMGIRYLDVSTLMYMNLYEVVSKTPIPSVSQDNLDWNAVNQGNQQETFEIINVLRRRNKVPSLEMNPSLNALSSQIFAEYRKPLEESKINNELSNKKIEAFLSTKQDNFKELDSLYSNQTTDATWIVGSLFSLESQRELIMNKQFKSIGINYQKHEALLLLTSDL; encoded by the coding sequence ATGAAGACACTTTTAAGAGCAATTCCAATAGTTATTGTTGCGATGGTAATTGTCTATGCTTTACCTGTTTTTAACTCGGCTACACAAACAGAATCAAATAAAGATCAAGCGAAAATAAATGAACAAGTTATAAAAAAACCAAAAACAGGAATGGTCCAAAAAACGGTTCCTGTTGATGGTTTAGCAAATTATATTGGAATATCAGTCGACTTATTTACGCAACAATTTGGCGAACCCGTTCGAAAAGACGAGACGGCTTATGATTTTCAGTGGTGGATTTACAATCAAAAAGATAAAGATTACCTACAAGTAGGAGTTAAAGACGGAAAAATTGTGACTATTTTTGCTTTAGGGAATAATTTGGATGTCGCGCCTTTTAAAATAGGAATGGCAATAGACTCTATTTATAGTACGGCAACTCTCTATCCTAATTTTGAAGTTGAGTACAACGAGGACACCTATGAATTGGAATTATCTGAAAATGATATGAACAACCATCCGTTGATTGCTTTTGACAATGGTACTTTTGCTATTTTAATTTTAGATCAATTTGCAAATAAAGTCATGGGTATTCGTTATTTAGATGTTTCAACATTAATGTATATGAATCTTTATGAAGTCGTTTCAAAAACGCCAATCCCTTCAGTTAGTCAAGATAATTTAGATTGGAATGCGGTAAACCAAGGGAACCAGCAAGAAACTTTTGAAATAATCAATGTATTGAGACGGCGTAATAAAGTACCTAGTTTAGAAATGAATCCTAGTTTAAATGCGTTGTCTAGTCAGATTTTTGCAGAGTACAGAAAACCGTTGGAGGAATCAAAAATAAATAATGAGTTATCTAATAAAAAAATTGAGGCTTTTTTATCAACAAAACAAGATAACTTTAAAGAACTTGACTCACTTTATTCCAATCAAACAACAGATGCTACCTGGATTGTAGGCTCATTGTTTAGCTTAGAAAGCCAAAGAGAATTGATAATGAACAAACAATTTAAATCAATAGGAATTAATTATCAAAAGCACGAAGCTTTGCTTTTATTAACTAGCGACTTGTAA
- a CDS encoding YlbF family regulator yields the protein MIVTQEYLEVETEALTLVKNIMESKIGIDYCLAKVTLKEDAVAQQKIQAFNKAKSAFEAIEAYGKYAPDYKELNREVRRLKREMDTDESVYRYRLLETDLQTILDEISLTLAKAVSDTIKVPAGNPFFTTGKSGCGGSCGCG from the coding sequence ATGATTGTAACTCAAGAATATTTAGAAGTTGAAACAGAGGCATTGACTTTAGTGAAAAACATTATGGAAAGTAAAATTGGAATCGATTATTGTTTAGCAAAGGTTACTCTGAAAGAAGATGCGGTAGCTCAACAAAAAATACAGGCATTTAATAAAGCAAAATCAGCTTTTGAAGCGATTGAAGCATATGGAAAGTATGCTCCAGATTATAAAGAATTAAATCGTGAAGTAAGACGATTAAAACGAGAGATGGATACAGACGAATCCGTTTATCGCTATCGTTTACTAGAAACAGATTTACAAACAATATTAGATGAAATTAGTCTGACGCTTGCTAAAGCTGTTTCTGATACAATAAAAGTTCCTGCCGGAAATCCATTTTTTACAACTGGCAAAAGTGGTTGTGGTGGAAGTTGCGGTTGCGGATAG
- a CDS encoding YlbG family protein codes for MELTLNERQGMIVWVYSLRHLKTLKRFGLIHYVSKKMKYVVIYIDRDDVEVAEKKLNGLHFVRKVEVSYRPLINMNFSERIGHRKTRKEVEEIEEINMIEGKNELLLKDPLEVVL; via the coding sequence ATGGAATTGACTCTAAATGAACGACAAGGAATGATTGTTTGGGTGTATAGCCTCCGCCATCTCAAAACCTTGAAACGCTTCGGTCTAATTCACTACGTGTCAAAAAAAATGAAGTATGTTGTGATTTACATTGATCGTGACGATGTGGAAGTTGCTGAGAAAAAGTTAAATGGGTTGCACTTTGTTCGTAAAGTGGAAGTGTCTTACCGCCCGTTGATTAATATGAATTTCAGTGAACGAATTGGTCACCGAAAAACACGTAAAGAAGTAGAAGAAATTGAAGAAATCAACATGATTGAAGGAAAAAATGAGTTGTTGTTAAAAGACCCATTGGAAGTCGTATTATAA